A region of the Pseudorasbora parva isolate DD20220531a chromosome 18, ASM2467924v1, whole genome shotgun sequence genome:
cacacacacacacacacacacacacagacacacacacacacacacacacgcacacagacacacacagacacacacacacacacacacacacacacagacacacacacacacacacacacacacacacacacacacactaaagccAAGCTACGGGGGAAACTCTACATACCCTGAAGAAGATATGAAACCAGCAGAGCAGCGCTGTTATCATTACAGGTCAGACTGCCATTAGACAGATCCTGCTTGATCTGCAGCGCGAACAGATACCTGCAGAACAGAGAACAGTCCAGAACATGATGACCGCCTGCtgtctcgtgtgtgtgtgtgtgtgtgggtatgtttttgtgaaacatcaggactcaaatgtgtataatgacatggttaTGACAccggtattacaggagagggtgaaatatgaggacattacccatgtccccacttttcaaaaggcttataaatcacacaggaggagttttatttagaaagtaaaaatgcagaatgtttcctgttgatgggtaggtttaggggttgtgtgtgtattgggcctggtaaaccctacgttatggggacaaaatgtccccacaaagatggcagtATCCAACATCCttatccttgtggggacattttttggtccccatgaggaaaatatcttataaatcatactaagtgatgttttttgaaaatgtaaaaatgcagaatgtttcctgtgatgggtaggtgcaggagcagtgtaaggggatagaaaatacagtttgtacagtataaaatacattacgtctatggtgagtccccacaaagatagtgaaccagacgtgtgggtgtgtgtgtgtgtgtgtgtgtgtgtgtgtgtgtgtgtgtgtgtgtgtgtgtgtgtgtgtgtgtgtgtgtgtgtgtgtgtgtgtgtgtgtgtgtgtgtgtgtgtgtggcacctGGTTAGCTCTTTCTGCAGCTGTCCTGGGTCTGGTGGGAAAAACTTCACTATGAAGCGGAAGGTCACACCATTTCTCCCTGTTTTAAGAAGAGGAGAATAAATATCGTTTCTGTTGTTCGAACTGTAAATTACAGAAAATCATTTAGGCTACTTTTGGAATCCACACCACTGGGAACATCGCGAGAGGGAAAAGATGTCCCCATTCTCAGGTGGTTCAAGTTGGTCACTGGGTCTGCGAGTCAAGTCCAAAAAGAATCGAACCCAATGCTTTGGGAATCGAGAGTTTGGGAATTGATTCCATCAAAGAGAATCGACTCTTTAACAGCCTTTTTCGTCCCAAAACCTCAGCAGTCActtgttgcctcgctgccttatcaggcAATGATTTGTAAGGCAATGTAAGCGCACTAATAAAgcacctcacaaaactgatttcaGACAGACTTCTGTAAGGCAGCGTAACAGTTTAATGGTCTACAGCTAAATAGagcgagctttggtgagcactaaacacatttaattagaAGCGTACGTTTACACCAGGCTTGTGCACAATTCAGAATTGAATTGAGAATGACTCCTGATCTCCAATTCAATTCTTGAATGTGAATTGATGTCAAAAACAGGATGAAGATTTACAATTCGAATTTGAATTAAAGCAAGCAGAATTGAAATTCAAGAAAAGTTCAAAGATATTCATATCATCTTGCCATATCAGCTTCATCTGCAGCTGTTGAGGGAATCTTTAGTGCTGCAGAAAGATCTTCAGAGCAGAAAGATGATAAAACCCTTGAGGAGCGATTGAGAATCAGACGATAACTGCATTTGCAATGACTTTGTGTTATTTGATTACTTAGAAAGGAAAATAGCATTGGAACAAAACTAATTAAACAACATTGAGGGGTCATTATCTGTATTTTAGGACACAGGGTTGAGGAGTGGCATGTAAtggtatatttttatattatttataaggAAATTGTGGTTCACTATTGTACAGAAATATTTGAGGTTTGAATTAAGGAACTGATTAAGATAACACAATTAAGGAAAATAAGgttacttgtttattttttagagAATTAGCTCAattatgcagttttatttagagacaccattggtagttcccagcatgctttgcatatggctggaaatggagattaatattaaaatgaagtgttgtttaatgtgtttttgagtgaagggaaacatctgttaatgtataatgttcatttatgtttgacatttgaaagaatTTCTGTTATGTTGAAGTTTTGACCGTTACCATTGTGCAGAAGAGTAGACCTTATGGTCAGGTTGTGATGTGAATAACTGCAAGTATTATGATTAATGTTATTAAGAATGTTGCTTTATTCAATGAGCAATAACTTTGCTAATGATAacaagtaaataataataataataataataatgataataataataataataataataataataataataataataataataatgataataataataatgatgataataataataataataataataatgataataataataataatattgtttctTTTGTGCCCGCATCAAACAGACTATTAATTGAATAACTAAAAAAGTCATATAtactaatttatatattttaatataaattaaattaaaaaagtatattccactaataatatttaaattatcaTAAAAACTCCTTTGTATAAATATTACTACtttgtataaaaatattacatgtaatattgttaccataattttttaaaattagatactgtgtaatatttttacagtgtagatacgTGTAATGAAATTAtgttattaaattacaaaattaatgtaattgtattactgaggtaaaatgtgtaattcaattagttactaatcatattaaaaggaaattactttgcattgataaagtaatccaaaccacatttataatggGTAACTTATAACAGTAAgcgattacatttccaaagtaaccttcctaACACTGAATGTGTGTGAGACTCACACTTTCTTTCTGTTGTGCGACTGTgtggaatttctttgaattgtcaTTCATTTAATTCCACTTCCTGTCATTCCAATTCTACTTCCTGTGGGGCGgagtcaattcaattcaaattccaaTTCATTAATTGAATGGAGGCCAATTCCGAAATTCTGAATTTTGCAGAAGCCTGGTTTATACACAGTGCAGTGCGGGTGTGGCACCATGTAAAATTAGACATGGAAACAGTAGACCCCCATTTAAATGTTCCAAAATATCCAGAGTGTTTATGTTTCATGGACTCTTGTTTATTATTTTGAGAAGAGGTGAGCAGTAATAATGTATTCATTTGGGTGTATGCAGTGTCATAATAGAGCCAGACCGCTAGGGGGAGCTCTCGCTAAGGTCTGCGCGAACGTGAGTAACGGAAGAGTGCGTGCAGAAATGAATAGAGAAATGAGTGAATTGAGATGCTCCATTCATAATTGACGCTGTATATTATTCTATGTTTCAGGTAAGATAAATCCTCTGTAATACAAGTTAAAGAGTTCATGAACACTTTTCAGTGACGTTTTAATGTGTTTAGTAGTTCTTGAGTACAAAACAGTGTTTTGACTACCCGTGTATGTAACGCAAGTGTAATGGAGAATAATTGTCGTGAGTTAATGCAGAGAACAGAGATCGCTATACTGTGTACTGTTTATACTGTGAATTGATAGAAGAAAAGGTTGTAAAGAGAGTTAATTTGTTGCCTGTATAATGGATACACGAATCAGTGACTAGTAATGTGAGTTCAGTGAAGCACATGGAGTTTACTAATGTCCGCCATTTTGTGTAAAGTGCGTCATATTTTCGTAGTAGAGTTAACGTAAGCACAAATTAGTTTCTTTTCATGTGCATAGGACAGAAAGAGTCATAAAGTGTGGCACGTGAGAATATCATCATTATTTAGACATATTCAAAGCATGTAATCTATGCTTTAACTGGAAATGTACATACACTGAAAGGGTTTAACATACCAAAGGATTGTTTAAGAGTACAAAATAAGTTacatttagtttcttttgtgttTATTGAGCAAGTGAATGTTTATTGTGACACTGAGTATAAGACATGTTGACGGAAGAGTGCGTGCAGAAATGAATAGAGAAATGAGTGAATTGAGATGCTCCATTCATAATTGACGCTGTATATTATTCTATGTTTCAGACCATtcttcaaataaatgtgttgcACTGGAAAGACGCCTGTTTCTTTGCAGACCTGTAACATATTTtggcgagccagccaggagaGGTAGAGCAGCGTGACGAAGACTACCTCTTCATACAGAGACGAGCTTAGATATGGAGAACAGCCAGCACCTCTATGACCGTGTGAGCGCCGAACTCTGGCAGCTAGACGAGGACAATCTGCAAGAGGTTTGTCGATACTTGAAATGTGATGTGTCCTTAGGTAAGCCCAGACGGTGGCTCATCAAGACAATTGAAAGCATGTTGGACGAAATGCAGGAGAACGAGGGGGAAAGTGAggtcattcagtgcttaaaagatCTACTGTCATTCATTAATGAGGTAAAACAAGGAACCACTGATGTGGAAGGGATTATTGAGAAACCAACTCAAGTAAGAGGGCTGGAAGAAAGGTATCTTAGCCCCTCACAAAAAGAGGAGGAAAGTTACTGTAAGGCTGAAAGGATAATAGACAGTCACAAGCCTTTTAAAAGTAACACAAGGCAGGATAAGAGGATTGAACAGTCTCAGAAATTGACTGAAGTGACTTTGAGAAGAGAATTCAAGATCTGGGGACAGATAGGAGAAAGTGgacaaaaagaaaaattgtCTTACCCTAGTCTAATTCGCCAGATGGAAGTGGGAGTAGAAAAGGGCCACTCTGAGACTGAAATAGTAGAGGCAGTGGTCAGGGCAGTCACTCCAGGGTTACCTCTGAGAGATATGTTGGAGATTAAGCGTGGTCTGACGCTCCAGTCACTATACACCATCTTAAAGGGCCACTATAAAATTGACAGCACAACTGCTCTGTACCACCAGCTCATAAACATATCCCAAGAACCCAGAGAGTCAGTTCAGAATTTTATCTTCAGAGCAATTGAATTGAAAGAGAAATTACTACGGAAAGCTGAGGACGGCGATGATGACCGTTATAGTAGAGATACCATCCAGCGTAAATTTCTGCGTTCAATTGAAACTGGACTAATAAGTGACTCTCTGAAGTTCCAGGTACAGCCCTATCTCAGCAACATCAGGATAACGGATGAGGAGCTAATTGAGGTGGTGAATGAGGCTGCGAAGCTGGATGGTGAGCGACAGGAGAAACTGAAAAGGCTCCATTCAGCTAAACCCCCCCGCATACATGAGTTCCATACCGAACCCCGATCCGAGAACTCACCTGCCCTGGGTGTGCAGCCGGTGAGAGATCCTGGTACTACAATGGCTGTCAAGACTGTAAAAGGAAAGGAATTTAAAGAATGCCATAAGGTCAGTAATGAGGTTCCAGACACTCAGAAGCTTATTGAGGAGTTGAGAGCTGAAATGAGACAGATGATGACAGCTGTAATGGAAGCAAATAAGACATTCTCACCCCGGTACAGAGAGGAACGACGGCGAGGTTGTAAGAAATGTAGGGAAGAGCAAGTAGACGAAACCTGTCAACACTGCTTCAAATGTGGACAAACAGGCCATTTCTCACGTGGATGCAGAGTACAGAGCTCACAGTCGGGAAACGACCATGGACTGCTGAGACGGGGCCATCAGTAGTCCTCCCTGAAGTGTCCCGATCCTCATCACCTATACTTGCTGGGGGGTGCATACAAAATGATCAGCCATCCCAGATGACCAGGTCAAATACTCCCACATTTAATTCAACCTCAGTAAAAGCCACTACCAACCTTTGTACTGTAAAATATCTCCCACCTCAACATGAATCACAGCTCATTAAACTGATTGGGAAACGCTGCTTGGTCAACTGCTGCTTGAATGGTCAGCCAATGGAGGCGCTGTGGGACACAGGGGCGCAAGCTAGCATCGTGAATGATGCTTGGCGACGACAACACCTCCCAGATACCATCATCCAACCCCTGGAAGAGCTGCTAGGAGAGGCAACCCTGACTGGCCTGGCGGCAAACAACACAGAGATTCCATTCATTGGATGGGTGGAGATAAATTTCCAGCTGGATGGAGGACCCTTACCAGCACCATTGTTAAAGGTACCCATGTTAGTGTCCAGTGATTCTACAGTGGCGGAGGACCCAATTATAGGGTACAATGTCATCGAGGAGATAGTGAAACGGATGGAAGGCACGCCAGGGCATCGAGAGAAGAAAATACTACATACGATGAGTTCTGCATTCTCGATCACGCATAGCGAGGCATACACACTAATGAAACTGATCCGTAGTAAGGAGCAAGAGGTAACGGTGGGGGTGGTGAAAATCGGGAGAAAGCGTGTCTACTTGCCTGCGAATCAGGTTATCACCGTCATGGTCCGTGCTCACGTTGGGTCTCAGTATCAGGGCCAAGAACTGCTCTTCTCACCCAGTGAAGAAAGCCCGGTTCAAGATGTAGAATTGAGTGAAGCTGTAGTGAAGATTCCTTCAAGGCACATCAAATATGTACCAATATCCATTGTCAATGCAGCAAAACATAACATCACCCTGCAGAGAAACCACATTTTGGGTCACTTACAGCCCGTGAAAACAGTTTATCCTGTGGCCGTCCAGCCCCCTGGACCAGACAATACCCCGGAAGAGAGAGCCCAAAATGGTAAGCCAACCCCTGTAAAGACCACTGAGAAGTCAAGAGGCCAATCACGTCCGTCTGCCTGGGATCCCCCTGTGAATCTGGACCATCTCACAAAAGCCCAGCAGGACGCTGTGAGAAAAGTATTGAGGGATGAGTGTCAGGCTTTTGCATACAACGACGATGACATTGGTTGCATTCCATCCTTGAAGATGCACATCACACTTCATGACAAAAGGCCTGTGCAGAAAACTTATATGTCTGTCCCAAAGCCCTTGCATGAGGAGGTCAAGGAGTACTTGCAAGATTTGTTGAACAAAGGCTGGGTGACTCCTTCCCGGTCGGCATACTCGTCTCCAGTAGtctgtgtgagaaaaaaagaCGGCAGTCTTCGGTTATGCTGTGACTACCGGGAGCTAAATCAGAAGTCAGTGCCTGATCGCCACCCAATCCCTAGGATACAAGACATGCTGGATGCACTGAGTGGACGCACTTGGTTTTCGGTTTTAGACCAAGGGAAGGCCTACCATCAGGGCTTCCTGGATGAGGAGAGTCAGCCTCTGTCAGCATTTATAACTCCATGGGGGCTGTATCAATGGACACGCATTCCATTTGGGTTGAAGTCGGCTCCCGCCGAGTTTCAAAGAAGTATGGAGAGTTGCTTGTTAGGCCTTAGGGACACAATATGTCAACCTTACTTAGATGACAACTTGGTCCATAGCAACAGTTTCGAGGATCATTTGGCCCATGTGCGTTTGGTGCTACGGCGCTACCAAGAGCATGGTGTAAAGCTCACCCCGAAAAAATGTGAgctgtttaaaaataaagtaagGTTCCTGGGGAAGATGGTATCCAGTGAAGGATATACGATGGACCCAGCGGAGATTGCACCAGTCCAGGCCTTGAAAGAGAAGACGCCTTTTACCGTGGGTGATCTAAGAAAGATGTTGGGGTTCCTGTCCTACTACCGTTCTTATATCCCCAACTTTTCACGCATCGCCCAGCCACTGTACCAGCTACTGACAGCGAGAGAAAATGGTTCAGGTGAATCAGGAATGGTGTCGAGGAAAGCAAAACCCACCTGGAAGAGGAAAGAAGGTCATTTGATGTCACGAACGCCCATTGATTGGACGCAAACCCATCAGTCGATACTTAACAACCTCATCGACCACCTAGCAAAACCTCCAATCCTGGGTTTTCCAGATTTCACTCAGTCCTTTGTGCTACACTGCGATGCATCTCAGGAAGGGTTAGGTGCAGTATTGTATCAACGGCAGAATGGGAAGATGGTAGTAATAGCTTATGGATCCAGAACACTGAGTGCCCCAGAGAAAAATTACCACATGCATTCTGGTAAGCTTGAATTTCTGGCATTGAAGTGGGCTGTGTGTGAACGTTTTCGCCATTACTTGTACTATGCACCATCCTTTGTTGTCTACACAGATAACAATCCTCTGACCTATGTGCTTACCACCGCCAAACTGAACGCCACCGGGCACAGATGGGTTGCGCAGCTTGCAGACTTTAACTTTTCCATAAAATATCGACCGGGGAAAAGTAATGCTGACGCAGATGGTCTGTCACGCATGCCGCTGGACATCGACAAGTTTATGGAGCAGTGCACAGAACAGATGCAACCAGAAGTCCTTAAATCGTCAGTGGAAGGGGTGGTAGTGGAGTGTGAGCATCCCTCACAAGGGACAGGGTGGATCCATTTGAGTGCTTTGAGTCTCGTGAGAGAGAGCCACCATGGTGGCTTGGGTCCACCTATGACCCCAGCCCAGATTCGAGAAGCTCAAGAGAATGACGGTATTCTTCGGGAAGTCCTTAGACACATGGAGAAGGGTCTACGGCCAAGTAGGGAGGCAGTGAAAGCAGAACATCCTGATGTGGCAATGCTGTTAAAACAATGGTCCAAACTTTGTGTTGGTGAAGATGGGGTACTGTATAGGAAAACTAGGAGAAGAGAACAGTTGCTCCTACCTAAGTCTTACCACCCCCTGATTCTCACTGAACTACACCAAAAGATGGGTCACCTGGGTGTGGAGAGGACCCTTTGCCTTATCCGAGAGCGCTTTTACTGGCCTAGAATGCAGAAAGATGTTGAGCACTTTGTCA
Encoded here:
- the LOC137046426 gene encoding uncharacterized protein, translating into MENSQHLYDRVSAELWQLDEDNLQEFQVQPYLSNIRITDEELIEVVNEAAKLDGERQEKLKRLHSAKPPRIHEFHTEPRSENSPALGVQPVRDPGTTMAVKTVKGKEFKECHKVSNEVPDTQKLIEELRAEMRQMMTAVMEANKTFSPRYREERRRGCKKCREEQVDETCQHCFKCGQTGHFSRGCRVQSSQSGNDHGLLRRGHQ